GTTCCCCTTCCCTTTATGGGATTCTGCATTCACTGTAGTAAACCCTTGGGAAAATAGCAATGTGGCTGTTAGTCCAATACCCCATACAATCTTCTTGTTTTTCATAAAAATTTTCTCCTTTTCTTCATATCTTCGGTGGCTGGCTGGCTTAGTAATTTTAATCACCTTAGCCCCTATAGCTTTGCGAGGCTATGTTTCCATAGCGTAGCCCTTTCGTTGTATATTCTTCAAAAGGAAGAATTAGCAACTTTTACTAAACTAAATGTTATTCAGTCCATAGAAACAGGCACAAAGACTTGTCCATTCCCATTAAGATGCTCGTATTTCTATACGCTCCTCTCGTGAAAAATTGAATATATTACTTTTATCGATAAAATAATTATTATATTTAGCCATTTTTATTATTAATCTGAGATTTTTTGGATCAACTAGTAACATAACCATACGAATAAAAAAAGCACCTATTCCTAATCGAATAAGTGCTTTCCTTATGACTAACCTAAACATGAGTGATATTCCGAACCCCGTTCCGATCCTACGAGGAGCCCGCTAAGAAGACAATTCCCAACAGTCATTTAATCATTGGTTATCATTAATTTGTTTAATTTTAGATAGATTCACTTTAGGTTTTCTGCTTTCGGTTAACAATCCGTTAACTTCTTGCTGAACATCGGTAATTTGGGTATAACAAAAGCCACTAATGTAATCAAGGCTCATGATCGCTTTCGTAATGGATTCATAACGATCTAAGAATTCCTGCTCGTCTTTTACCTGGTTGCCATATCCCCAGCCTTCTTCTGAGTTAAAGGCAATTCCTCCGTATTCACTTATAATAATCGGCTGGCCTTTATACTCATATCCTTGTGCCATGGCATGTTTAAAATTATTAAAGGCAATCTCATTCTTGATGAGTTTATCTTTTTCCTTATAGCGGTTTAGGAATTCGTCACCATATTCCACATAGTCATGAAGGGTAATGATATCCGAAACCGTATGCTCCCAACCGTCATTTACGATGACAGGCCTCATGCTATCCATAGATTTCGTCAGATGGTAGATTCCTTCCGTAAATTTTTGCTGCTGTTCGTTCGTGTAAATATTCTTTACTCCCCAAGATTCATTGAACGGTGTCCACGTGATAATACTTGGGTGATTATAGTGCTGTTGGACAACGGTCATCCATTCCTCCGTGAAATTTTGGATCGCCTCATCCGAAAATTGATAGGTTGCGGCCATTTCAGACCAAACTAAAAGGCCTTTCTTATCCGCCCAATATAGAAAACGCTGATCTTCAACTTTCATATGTTTCCTTACCCCGTTAAAGCCCATTTCGAATGTCTTCTCGATATCTAAAATGATCGCTTCTTCTGAAGGCGGTGTAAGATGGGAATCTTCCCAATATCCTTGATCTAACAGCAGTTTTTGATAAATGGGTACATTATTCAATAAAATATTGCCATTCTTTATCGATACTTTTCGCATACCGAAATAGGACTGAACGCGATCGAGCTCTTTTTCCCCATGGTAAAGGGTGAATTCCACATCATATAAATGAGGATGCTGCGGACTCCATTGCATGACTTTCCATTCATGGATTTCACTAGCCAGATTTACTTTCATCCTTGCATTTTCACGGTCAGCCCTCAAGCTAAATTCCTTCACAGGCTGGCCATTAAATGTAATCGATGTTCTTAACGAAAGCTCCTTTTGATCTTGTTGAACATTCGCCAATTTATAGTCGAACTCTACGGAATCCGTATCCAAATCTGGAGTGATTTTAACCGATTGTATACTCGTTTGATTTAAAAACTCCAGCCATACGGTTTGCCATATACCGGTGGATTGTACATACCAGCAGCCAAAGTTCTTATCAATCCATCGTTGCTTCCCTCTTGGTTGATGTTCGTTGTGGCTATCTTCTATTTTGACTACTACGTTATTTTCTTTTCCTGCATTTATATAGTTGGTAATATCAAAGGAAAATGCCGTATATCCCCCTTTATGCTGGCCGGCAAATATACCATTCACCCATAGTTTGGTCACATAATCGGCTGCCTGGAAGTGCAGAATGGTTTTTTTATGGGAATACTCCTCAGGCACAGTTACTATCTTTTGATACCAAATATAGGGGCAAAAGCTTTCCTCATGTATTCCGCTGGCCTTCGTTTCATACGTAAAGGGAACGATAATTTTTTGATTTAATGTAGTTTGTTTGTACCACTGCTCTTCTTCACCGACATTCGTCTGATCGAACTGAAAATCCCATTCTCCATTAAGATTCAACCATTCTTTTCTCTCAAATTGCGGTCTGGGATACTCCTTGCGAATGTTCACTTCCATGCTCAACAGCTCCTTGATAAATTAGTTGGTTTGCTCTATCTGGCTATGTAACTTCGAAATCGTTTTATTTTTTGCCAAGGCCAATATTCCGCCCGAAAGAAAAAGAACAGTACTCAAGAAATCCATAAAAAAGTAGGATGCAGCACCTAATAAAATAAACCAGAATGAGAGTTTTACTTCGACTTTGTCATCTTTAAAGTTTCTTGCGAGATAAAGATTCAATAACCCTATAACTACAAAAAAGAGGCCGAATGTTACTGCGAAGCTATATAAACTGCCAAACAAGGATTCCATCGCTTTCATTTGCGCAAATTGTGTTTCTTGAATACCGTTACTTTGTGATTTGATATATGATCCATAGACAAAGATGGTTAGCAGACCAGAAAGCATTTGCCATACCGATCCAATGATGATCAGTTTTCTTTCCAGTTTTCTATTCAAAGCATTTCCCCCTATCCTTTTACTCCAGATGATAAAGACATCGATTGTAAGAAATAACGCTGAGTAAACAAATACAAAATAAAGGTTGGGACAATCGCAATAATAGCGGCAGCCATCGCATGTCCGATATCTGTGACATACATTCCTTGCAGAAGCTGCAAGCCTGGTGTGATCGGCATTTTATCAATATCATTGAACACGATCGAAGGCCACAAAAAGTCATTCCATGAACTCGTAAATGTAAATAACGCCACAACGGTTAATACGGGTTT
This genomic stretch from Fictibacillus marinisediminis harbors:
- a CDS encoding glycoside hydrolase family 2 protein, whose protein sequence is MEVNIRKEYPRPQFERKEWLNLNGEWDFQFDQTNVGEEEQWYKQTTLNQKIIVPFTYETKASGIHEESFCPYIWYQKIVTVPEEYSHKKTILHFQAADYVTKLWVNGIFAGQHKGGYTAFSFDITNYINAGKENNVVVKIEDSHNEHQPRGKQRWIDKNFGCWYVQSTGIWQTVWLEFLNQTSIQSVKITPDLDTDSVEFDYKLANVQQDQKELSLRTSITFNGQPVKEFSLRADRENARMKVNLASEIHEWKVMQWSPQHPHLYDVEFTLYHGEKELDRVQSYFGMRKVSIKNGNILLNNVPIYQKLLLDQGYWEDSHLTPPSEEAIILDIEKTFEMGFNGVRKHMKVEDQRFLYWADKKGLLVWSEMAATYQFSDEAIQNFTEEWMTVVQQHYNHPSIITWTPFNESWGVKNIYTNEQQQKFTEGIYHLTKSMDSMRPVIVNDGWEHTVSDIITLHDYVEYGDEFLNRYKEKDKLIKNEIAFNNFKHAMAQGYEYKGQPIIISEYGGIAFNSEEGWGYGNQVKDEQEFLDRYESITKAIMSLDYISGFCYTQITDVQQEVNGLLTESRKPKVNLSKIKQINDNQ